One Solibacillus sp. R5-41 DNA segment encodes these proteins:
- a CDS encoding CPBP family intramembrane glutamic endopeptidase, giving the protein MELLQLKQFKIRWFILYAIGIFIGIAILSTLFPYSPSKQEWITLFISICLMLYVLYQSNKHRFTYSEARVGEVMTGARWTKYLSLTACLQLAAYASGIAVLMFVFLRLENKIRDFFYNFLSSEEIAYVPLIVYILFFVNICILAPIWEELFFRGILLRRLTLKWSPQKSIIVSSLLFGLIHVNPITVLFAFFFGCVLGYAYLKTKSIIVPIVVHSFSNILGFLQFCWANKSSSELLPTTEGAQMILRISGITFVVVCLIALVIALKYFKNFRKLTFQSKYADVPFE; this is encoded by the coding sequence TTGGAATTACTTCAGTTGAAACAATTCAAAATTCGATGGTTCATTTTATATGCAATAGGCATATTTATTGGTATTGCAATTCTTTCTACGCTTTTCCCATATTCACCAAGTAAGCAAGAATGGATTACACTTTTCATTTCGATTTGTTTAATGCTCTATGTGCTATATCAATCAAATAAGCATCGGTTTACGTATAGTGAAGCTCGAGTTGGTGAAGTGATGACGGGGGCTCGTTGGACGAAGTATTTATCGCTTACTGCCTGCCTTCAATTAGCTGCTTATGCGAGCGGTATCGCGGTTTTGATGTTTGTTTTTTTACGACTTGAAAATAAAATTCGAGATTTTTTCTACAATTTTTTAAGTTCAGAAGAAATTGCGTATGTGCCACTCATTGTGTATATTTTATTTTTTGTGAATATTTGTATATTAGCGCCAATATGGGAGGAACTATTTTTTAGAGGGATCTTATTAAGACGTTTGACACTCAAATGGAGCCCGCAAAAAAGTATCATCGTTTCATCGCTTCTTTTTGGTTTAATTCATGTTAATCCAATAACGGTTCTTTTTGCCTTTTTCTTTGGCTGTGTGTTAGGGTACGCTTATTTGAAAACGAAATCGATTATCGTTCCAATCGTCGTACATAGTTTTAGCAACATCCTCGGATTTCTTCAATTTTGCTGGGCCAATAAAAGTTCTAGCGAGTTACTCCCTACGACAGAAGGGGCGCAAATGATTCTGCGTATTAGTGGGATTACGTTTGTAGTCGTTTGTCTGATTGCGCTTGTAATCGCACTAAAATATTTTAAAAATTTCCGAAAATTAACGTTTCAATCTAAATACGCCGACGTTCCATTTGAATAA